One Brassica oleracea var. oleracea cultivar TO1000 chromosome C7, BOL, whole genome shotgun sequence genomic window carries:
- the LOC106303637 gene encoding putative G3BP-like protein, giving the protein MTPVSNAPSVDAQIVGNAFVQKYYTHLYEKPAEVYKFYLEESVLGRPGVGGEMVSVKSLKAINDQIMSVDYQNSKIQILTADSQPSLKSAVVTLVAGLVIGKDGERKSFTQSFFLVPQNGSYFVLNDVFRYVSDVFVAPEATKEAEVEAVVEESPQETAPAEPAKDVVEPAAEATAEEKVVNGNSNLPKAAAEAKPQEDAGPKKSFAVIAAQNGAQINAKASPVKPKPVEKPRVAPQAEAPAPVAAPQPKAPSAKTTQQPAQGGSIFVANLPMDATPEQLFETFKGFGAIRRGGIQVRSYTEQRNCFGFVAFENSESIKNVFKAHNESPIIIGNRRASIEEKRVNNNENGGRAYARNNGNNRNENGYRKDGYRPRGNGANGGRGSGRNGPERQSGDAKASQNGHGNAQAKN; this is encoded by the exons ATGACACCTGTATCAAACGCTCCATCAGTGGATGCACAAATCGTAGGCAATGCCTTCGTTCAGAAGTACTACACCCACCTTTATGAAAAGCCCGCTGAAGTTTACAAGTTCTATCTCGAGGAGAGTGTGCTTGGAAGGCCTGGTGTTGGTGGAGAAATGGTTTCTGTCAAATCATTGAAA GCTATTAATGATCAGATAATGTCCGTGGACTACCAAAACTCGAAGATCCAGATTCTGACTGCTGATTCCCAACCGTCTTTGAAGAGCGCAGTTGTGACTCTGGTCGCCGGTTTAGTGATCGGCAAAGACGGAGAGAGGAAGAGTTTTACTCAGTCTTTCTTCCTTGTGCCGCAGAATGGAAGCTACTTTGTTCTAAACGATGTCTTTAGGTATGTTTCTGATGTGTTTGTTGCACCAGAAGCTACCAAGGAGGCCGAGGTTGAGGCCGTGGTCGAGGAGAGTCCACAAGAAACTGCCCCTG CAGAGCCTGCGAAAGATGTTGTAGAGCCGGCTGCTGAAGCTACAGCTGAGGAGAAAGTTGTGAACGGAAACAGCAACTTACCTAAAGCTGCTGCTGAAGCAAAACCTCAAGAGGACGCTGGTCCCAAGAAATCCTTTGCAGTAATA GCTGCTCAAAACGGCGCTCAGATCAATGCTAAAGCTTCACCTGTAAAGCCTAAACCTGTTGAGAAGCCGAGAGTTGCTCCTCAGGCCGAAGCTCCTGCCCCTGTAGCTGCTCCTCAGCCCAAAGCTCCTTCTGCTAAAACCACTCAACAACCAGCTCAAGGTGGTTCCATATTCGTTGCAAACTTGCCTATGGATGCGACTCCAGAGCAACTGTTTGAAACATTTAAAGGCTTTGGAGCTATTAGAAGAGGCGGCATCCAAGTCAGAAGCTACACG GAACAAAGAAACTGTTTTGGGTTTGTGGCCTTTGAAAATAGTGAATCGATCAAAAATGTCTTCAAG GCTCACAACGAATCTCCAATTATTATCGGAAACAGAAGAGCATCTATTGAAGAAAAACGAG TCAACAACAATGAGAATGGTGGAAGAGCCTATGCGCGGAACAATGGCAACAATAGGAATGAGAATGGTTACAGAAAGGACGGGTATAGACCTCGGGGCAATGGTGCTAATGGAGGAAGAGGCTCCGGGAGAAATGGGCCGGAGAGACAGAGCGGTGATGCTAAAGCTTCTCAGAACGGTCATGGCAATGCTCAGGCCAAAAACTAG
- the LOC106301903 gene encoding asparagine synthetase domain-containing protein 1, which produces MCGIAVIVCGVRIELSTLSSPLKPPFERLQFSVEDVKCVLSQRGPDSVGEKKNFLQPKLPTCAQESVSGEGTCNLENATTSGELHFIGSTLQLRGTSPIIQPLVDSSGNILAYNGEVFGGIELSSFDNDTEVLLESLEKANDLVPDVLSMIKGPWAIIYWQESSRTLWFGKDAFGRRSLLVHWPTVEDPRFLLSSASPASSVANGSGLDSGNGDSIHRFWEELPCGVYSISFGVSGSGICGEVTKHEWRNNMWKELIEWERSLVVPRPEDLSMSSIQEEKDNALSTFSGFAQTVLVVLKESVRRRTSLHNIFQGETEVVPVAVLFSGGLDSMILAALLDQCLDPKYEVDLLNVSFDGPNAPDRISAKAGIKELKKIAPLRRWKLVEIDADLPKLTIETKRVMSLINPADTYMDLNIGTALWLAARGDGWIHEESDNQEDSQRIRYKSDARILLVGAGADEQCAGYGRHRTKYRNGSWAALDQEMKLDMQRIWKRNLGRDDRCIADNGKEARFPFLDEDVIKTLLDIPLWEIADLEQPSGTGDKKILRQVAKMLGLHEVAKMPKRAIQFGSRIARESNRKNFGSNRAANQASAGSVRFNAP; this is translated from the exons ATGTGTGGGATTGCAGTTATAGTGTGCGGCGTTCGTATCGAACTCTCGACGCTTTCGTCTCCCTTAAAGCCTCCTTTCGAACGA TTACAATTCTCTGTTGAAGATGTGAAGTGTGTGTTAAGCCAAAGAGGTCCTGATAGTGTAGGAGAAAAGAAAAATTTTCTTCAACCAAAACTACCAACTTGTGCTCAAGAATCTGTGTCTGGCGAGGGAACTTGTAACCTTGAGAATGCTACTACATCCGGTGAATTGCATTTTATAGGTTCCACATTGCAGCTTAGAGGAACTAGTCCAATAATCCAGCCATTGGTTGATTCTTCTGGAAACATTCTTGCTTACAATG GAGAAGTATTTGGAGGAATTGAACTCAGTAGCTTTGATAATGATACTGAAGTTCTTTTGGAGTCTTTAGAGAAGGCGAACGATTTAGTTCCAGATGTTCTTTCTATGATTAAAGGCCCCTGGGCCATTATATATTGGCAG GAAAGCTCAAGAACGCTTTGGTTTGGTAAAGATGCTTTTGGTCGGAGGAGTCTTCTTGTTCACTGGCCAACTGTGGAAGACCCTCGTTTTCTTCTATCGTCTGCTTCACCAGCTTCTTCCGTTGCTAATGGATCTG GATTGGATTCTGGAAATGGTGATAGCATCCATAGATTTTGGGAAGAGCTTCCATGTGGAGTGTACAGCATTTCTTTTGGGGTTTCAGGATCCGGTATATGTGGTGAAGTCACGAAGCATGAATGGAGAAATAACATGTGGAAAGAGTTGATTGAATGGGAAAGGAGTTTAGTTGTACCTAGACCTGAAGATCTATCAATGTCTTCAATTCAAGAAGAGAAAGACAATGCTCTTTCAACGTTTTCAG GATTCGCGCAGACAGTTTTGGTTGTTCTAAAGGAATCAGTGAGGCGGCGAACTTCACTACATAACATTTTTCAG GGAGAAACAGAAGTTGTTCCGGTAGCTGTTCTTTTCTCTGGTGGATTAGATTCTATGATTCTCGCTGCACTGTTGGACCAATGCCTTGATCCAAAAT ATGAAGTTGATCTCCTTAATGTTAGCTTTGATGGTCCTAATGCTCCTGATAGGATCTCCGCCAAGGCTGGAATAAAGGAACTGAAAAAGATTGCACCCTTGAGAAG GTGGAAGCTTGTGGAGATTGATGCTGATCTGCCAAAGCTAACCATCGAGACAAAGCGTGTTATGTCACTCATAAACCCCGCAGATACTTACATG GACCTTAACATAGGAACAGCACTATGGCTTGCTGCTAGAGGTGATGGTTGGATTCACGAAGAAAGTGACAATCAAGAAGATAGCCAACGAATTAGATATAAGTCTGATGCTAGAATATTGCTTGTGGGCGCTGGTGCTGATGAACAATGTGCTGGTTATGGTAGACACAGAACAAAATATAGAAACGGGAG CTGGGCTGCCTTGGATCAAGAAATGAAATTGGATATGCAGAGGATTTGGAAAAGAAATTTGGGTCGAGATGATAGATGCATTGCAGATAATGGTAAAGAG GCGCGCTTCCCTTTTTTGGATGAGGATGTGATTAAGACTCTACTTGACATTCCCTTGTGGGAAATAGCTGATCTTGAGCAACCAAGTGGAACGGGAGACAAGAAGATTCTTAGACAG GTTGCAAAGATGCTTGGTCTACATGAAGTTGCAAAGATGCCAAAGAGAGCAATACAG TTTGGGTCGAGAATAGCTCGTGAATCAAACCGGAAGAACTTTGGAAGTAACCGAGCTGCTAACCAGGCCTCTGCCGGAAGCGTGAGATTCAACGCACCGTGA
- the LOC106301680 gene encoding protein SPIRAL1-like has protein sequence MGRGNSCGGGQSSLNYLFGGGDAPPAEPTNRTAAPAPAPAAVTATAATSTTVEPAKINKEIPAGIKTPVNNYARAEGQNTGNFITDRPSTKVHAAPGGGSSLDYLFTGRK, from the exons ATGGGTCGTGGAAACAGCTGTGGTGGAGGTCAAAGCTCACTCAACTATCTTTTTGGTGGAGGTGATGCTCCTCCTGCTGAGCCAACCAACAGGACTGCTGCACCTGCACCAGCTCCGGCAGCTGTGACTGCAACAGCAGCTACTAGTACTACTGTTGAGCCTGCTAAGATCAACAAGGAGATCCCTGCTGGTATCAAAACTCCTGTCAACAACTACGCCCGTGCTGAAGGACAGAACACCGGAAACTTCATCACT GACCGTCCTTCCACCAAGGTTCATGCAGCTCCTGGAGGTGGATCATCTCTTGATTACCTCTTCACTGGTCGCAAGTAA
- the LOC106301679 gene encoding ubiquinone biosynthesis protein COQ4 homolog, mitochondrial, which produces MAIERARVPLSRWQQAAVAVGSAVGALVNPRRADLIAALGETTGKPAFEMVLERMKKSPEGRAILLERPRVVSEQVGHAWDLPDNTFGAAYAKFMGSRNFSPDDRPPVRFMDTDELAYVATRAREVHDLWHTLFGLPTNLIGESALKVIEFEQMYLPMCMLSVIGGTVRFNEKQRSMFFRHYFPWAVRAGRQCTDLMCVYYERHFDEDLEQVRRQWGIIPAPQHPTK; this is translated from the exons ATGGCGATCGAAAGAGCTCGAGTCCCGTTGAGCCGGTGGCAACAAGCTGCTGTAGCGGTTGGGTCTGCCGTCGGCGCGTTGGTAAATCCTCGTAGAGCGGATCTGATCGCCGCTCTCGGGGAAACCACCGGGAAACCAGCTTTTGAAATGGTTCTTGAGAGGATGAAGAAGAGTCCTGAAGGAAGA GCTATCTTGCTGGAGCGTCCTCGTGTTGTGTCAGAGCAAGTAGGTCATGCTTGGGATCTACCAGACAACACGTTCGGAGCTGCGTATGCCAAGTTCATGGGATCTAGAAACTTCTCTCCCGACGATCGCCCTCCTGTGAGGTTCATGGATACAGATGAATTGGCGTATGTAGCCACAAGGGCACGTGAAGTTCACGACTTGTGGCACACGCTCTTCGGCCTCCCTACGAATCTGATAGGCGAGTCGGCTCTGAAAGTGATAGAGTTTGAGCAGATGTATCTTCCGATGTGCATGCTTTCTGTGATTGGAGGCACCGTCAGGTTCAACGAGAAGCAGAGGTCAATGTTCTTTAGGCATTACTTTCCTTGGGCTGTTAGAGCTGGAAGACAGTGTACAGATCTCATGTGTGTGTACTATGAGCGTCATTTCGATGAAGATTTGGAGCAAGTCCGGAGACAATGGGGGATCATCCCTGCACCTCAACATCCTACTAAGTGA